A window from Microbacterium ginsengiterrae encodes these proteins:
- a CDS encoding glycosyltransferase family A protein: MIIAVHDLRRNVSRAVRSVIQDADPTIRAFIVAHNLPVEDVRLALADLIDENPGRVRVEQLDDGIRSPSGPFNYGMRSSTADYVGIMGSDDELDPTSIREWRACAEARHADAVIAKVVRGANRGLVRSPAKRVWKFGALDFAKDRLSYRSAPLGLIRRDAVERFDLRLLEGAGNGGDLPFVTRLWALGRVVPSTGLGAYVEHADAPARVTWAAKPIDEEHGSIRWMLSGTFINSLRPSYRTALGTKLLRRNVMDSIRKRDGGRALTNEDMAGLRRSIQMILAYAPRSRWLVSRAHGAMIEELLRDAPRREVIVGWDEIAANPSHRDSLLPARLRFVLHRQAQPRYAAAAALIKVGSSRYLPAAVRATIALATTVVAIVAVLVVRSVSSG; the protein is encoded by the coding sequence ATGATCATCGCCGTCCATGACCTGCGCCGAAACGTATCGCGTGCAGTCCGGTCCGTGATTCAGGACGCGGACCCGACGATCCGCGCCTTCATCGTGGCTCACAATCTTCCTGTCGAGGATGTGCGTCTGGCGCTGGCGGATCTGATCGACGAGAACCCTGGACGTGTCCGGGTGGAACAGCTCGACGACGGAATCAGAAGTCCCTCTGGTCCGTTCAACTACGGGATGCGGTCGTCCACAGCGGACTACGTCGGCATCATGGGGTCCGATGACGAGCTCGACCCGACGTCGATCAGAGAGTGGCGTGCGTGTGCGGAGGCTCGCCATGCCGACGCTGTGATCGCCAAGGTCGTCCGCGGAGCGAATCGCGGACTGGTGCGGTCTCCGGCTAAACGGGTCTGGAAGTTCGGAGCCCTCGACTTCGCGAAGGATCGGCTTTCCTATCGAAGCGCTCCGCTCGGCCTCATCCGACGCGACGCGGTGGAGCGCTTCGATCTGCGACTGCTCGAGGGCGCCGGGAACGGCGGTGACCTGCCGTTCGTCACACGTCTGTGGGCCCTCGGGCGCGTCGTACCGTCGACTGGCCTGGGAGCTTACGTCGAACACGCCGATGCGCCGGCGCGCGTGACGTGGGCAGCCAAACCGATAGACGAAGAGCATGGCTCGATCCGCTGGATGCTGTCGGGCACCTTCATCAACTCGCTGCGCCCGTCGTACCGCACCGCTTTGGGAACGAAACTGCTGCGACGCAACGTCATGGATTCGATTCGCAAGCGCGATGGTGGGCGTGCGCTCACGAACGAGGACATGGCAGGTCTTCGGCGCAGCATCCAGATGATCTTGGCGTACGCTCCACGCAGCCGCTGGCTTGTATCTCGGGCGCACGGCGCGATGATCGAGGAACTGTTGCGCGATGCTCCGCGGCGTGAGGTGATAGTGGGGTGGGATGAGATCGCTGCCAATCCCTCACATCGCGACTCTCTTCTGCCCGCGCGGTTGCGATTCGTCCTTCACCGTCAGGCACAGCCGCGCTACGCGGCAGCGGCGGCTCTGATCAAGGTCGGGTCCTCGCGATACCTGCCGGCCGCAGTTCGAGCGACGATCGCACTGGCGACCACGGTCGTCGCCATCGTGGCCGTGCTTGTCGTACGTTCCGTCTCTTCCGGCTGA
- a CDS encoding nucleotide sugar dehydrogenase produces the protein MRIAVVALGKIGLPLAVQFASSGHDVIGVDVNQKAVDTINDAREPFPGEAHLQERLSELVPAGRLRATTEYAEAIPGADAVVLVAPVFVDDETWEPDFKYMDAATRSLAEHLTPGTLVSYETTLPVGTTRNRWKPMLEEGSGLKEGKDFFLAYSPERVLTGRVFADLRKYPKLIGALSEEGNRRAREFYEAVLQFDERPDLAQPNGVWDLGSTEASEMAKLAETTYRDVNIGLANQFGLFAASHGIDVYKVIEACNSQPYSHIHRPGIAVGGHCIPVYPRLYLSTDPDADIVRVARQLNASMPERLVAQAAGILGDLTGQKAVVLGAAYRGGVKETAFSGVFPTVTALKDRGAEVVVHDPLYTDEELRGLGFEPYALGDAADLAILQTDHADYKVLSPAHIPGVKLLVDGRNASDAALWAGTPRIVVGTAA, from the coding sequence ATGCGTATCGCCGTCGTGGCCCTCGGAAAGATCGGGCTTCCCCTCGCCGTCCAGTTCGCCTCCTCCGGTCACGATGTGATCGGCGTCGATGTCAACCAGAAGGCGGTCGACACCATCAATGACGCGCGTGAGCCGTTCCCGGGTGAAGCGCATCTTCAGGAGAGGCTCAGCGAGCTCGTCCCTGCCGGTCGACTGCGCGCGACCACCGAGTACGCCGAGGCGATCCCTGGCGCCGATGCTGTCGTGCTCGTCGCCCCCGTGTTCGTCGACGACGAGACCTGGGAGCCGGACTTCAAGTACATGGACGCCGCGACGCGCTCGCTGGCCGAGCATCTCACTCCCGGCACGCTCGTCTCCTACGAGACCACCCTCCCCGTCGGCACGACGCGGAACAGGTGGAAGCCCATGCTCGAGGAGGGCTCCGGGCTGAAGGAGGGGAAGGACTTCTTCCTCGCCTACTCTCCGGAGCGGGTGCTGACCGGTCGTGTGTTCGCCGATCTGCGCAAGTACCCGAAGCTGATCGGTGCGCTCTCGGAGGAGGGCAACCGCCGCGCGCGCGAGTTCTACGAGGCGGTGCTCCAGTTCGACGAGCGTCCGGACCTCGCCCAGCCCAACGGGGTCTGGGATCTCGGCTCCACCGAGGCGTCGGAGATGGCGAAGCTCGCCGAGACGACGTACCGAGATGTGAACATCGGGTTGGCTAACCAGTTCGGTCTGTTCGCGGCTTCGCACGGCATCGACGTGTACAAGGTGATCGAGGCGTGCAACTCGCAGCCCTACAGTCACATCCACCGTCCGGGGATCGCCGTCGGCGGTCACTGCATCCCCGTGTACCCGCGTCTGTACCTGTCCACGGACCCGGATGCGGACATCGTGCGGGTCGCTCGACAGCTCAACGCGTCGATGCCGGAGCGTCTGGTGGCGCAGGCGGCGGGAATCCTCGGCGACCTCACCGGGCAGAAGGCCGTCGTGCTCGGTGCCGCCTACCGCGGCGGGGTGAAGGAGACTGCGTTCTCCGGCGTGTTCCCGACCGTGACGGCGCTGAAGGACCGCGGGGCAGAGGTGGTCGTGCACGACCCCTTGTACACCGACGAGGAGCTGCGCGGTCTCGGGTTCGAACCGTACGCGCTCGGTGACGCCGCGGACCTCGCCATCCTGCAGACCGACCACGCCGACTACAAGGTCCTCTCCCCGGCGCACATCCCGGGCGTCAAGCTGCTCGTCGACGGGCGCAATGCGTCCGACGCCGCGCTTTGGGCCGGTACACCGCGCATCGTCGTGGGGACGGCCGCCTGA
- a CDS encoding ABC transporter permease, with product MSHAAVGAPGTPRRYLHSLWLLSARDLKVRYATSFLGYLWSVLDPLVMSGIYWFVFTQVFQRDVGEDPYIVFLISALLPWVWFNSSVSDFTKAFKKDSRLVRSTNIPRTIWVNRIVLSKGMEFLFSLPVLALFAIFSPGTQFGWGILWFPVAVLLQVILLVGLGMLVAPLCALYADLERTTGLILRALFYATPIIYSVSNLPGPFETIGSFNPLAGIFTLYRMAFFPDQWHQNTVLIGAAMSLLIFALGWWVFHSLERSVLKEL from the coding sequence GTGAGTCACGCCGCTGTCGGGGCGCCGGGAACGCCCCGGCGGTATCTGCATTCGCTGTGGCTGCTGTCGGCCCGCGACCTCAAGGTCCGCTACGCCACGAGCTTCCTCGGCTACCTCTGGTCGGTGCTGGACCCCCTGGTGATGAGCGGCATCTACTGGTTCGTATTCACGCAGGTCTTCCAGCGGGACGTCGGCGAGGATCCGTACATCGTCTTCCTCATCAGCGCGCTGCTGCCGTGGGTGTGGTTCAACTCGTCGGTCTCGGACTTCACGAAGGCGTTCAAGAAGGATTCGCGACTGGTGCGGTCGACGAACATCCCCAGGACGATCTGGGTGAACCGCATTGTCTTGAGCAAGGGGATGGAGTTCCTCTTCTCCCTCCCGGTCCTCGCACTGTTCGCGATCTTCTCACCCGGGACGCAGTTTGGCTGGGGCATCCTCTGGTTCCCCGTGGCCGTACTGCTCCAGGTCATCCTGCTCGTCGGCCTCGGGATGCTGGTCGCGCCTCTGTGCGCACTGTACGCCGATCTGGAGCGTACGACAGGTCTGATCCTGCGCGCCCTCTTCTATGCGACGCCGATCATCTACAGTGTGTCGAACCTGCCCGGCCCGTTCGAGACGATCGGATCCTTCAACCCTCTCGCAGGGATCTTCACCCTGTACCGCATGGCGTTCTTCCCTGATCAGTGGCACCAGAACACCGTTCTCATCGGCGCCGCGATGAGTCTGCTGATCTTCGCGCTCGGGTGGTGGGTGTTCCACTCACTCGAGCGATCCGTGCTGAAGGAGTTGTGA
- a CDS encoding ABC transporter ATP-binding protein, with translation MSAAIDVRDLGVQFRRNRRGRRSFKDLFADASRRSRPGEFWALRDVSFTVRPGESIGVVGRNGQGKSTLLRLVAGVLLPDEGSVTVNGGVAPLIELTGGFVGDLTVRENVRLTAGLHGMPKQEIARRYEDMIAFAELQDFQETPYKHLSNGMKVRLAFSVVSQLNEPILLVDEVLAVGDKAFRDKCYRRIDELLAEGRTLFFVSHNERDLRRFCTRGLYLDKGALVLDAGIGEVLDRYNADHSGR, from the coding sequence ATGTCGGCTGCGATCGATGTGCGAGATCTCGGTGTCCAGTTCCGACGGAACAGGCGAGGGCGTCGCAGCTTCAAAGACCTCTTCGCTGACGCCTCGCGCCGCAGCAGGCCGGGGGAGTTCTGGGCGCTGCGCGACGTCTCGTTCACCGTCCGTCCCGGCGAGTCGATCGGCGTGGTCGGACGCAACGGGCAGGGCAAGTCCACACTGCTGCGTCTGGTCGCGGGCGTGCTGCTGCCGGACGAGGGCTCGGTGACGGTCAACGGGGGAGTGGCGCCCCTGATCGAGCTCACCGGCGGTTTCGTCGGAGACCTCACCGTCCGGGAGAACGTCCGTCTCACCGCCGGCCTGCACGGGATGCCGAAGCAGGAGATCGCGCGCCGCTATGAGGACATGATCGCCTTCGCGGAACTGCAGGACTTCCAGGAGACGCCCTACAAGCATCTCTCGAACGGCATGAAGGTGCGTCTGGCGTTCTCCGTCGTCTCCCAGCTCAACGAGCCCATCCTCCTCGTCGACGAGGTGCTCGCCGTCGGGGACAAGGCTTTCCGCGACAAGTGCTACCGGCGCATCGACGAGTTGCTCGCGGAGGGTCGCACGCTCTTCTTCGTCAGCCACAACGAACGTGACCTCCGTCGTTTCTGCACGCGAGGCTTATACCTCGACAAGGGGGCGCTCGTGCTCGACGCGGGCATCGGCGAGGTCCTCGACCGGTACAACGCCGACCACTCGGGCCGTTAG
- a CDS encoding glycosyltransferase, whose protein sequence is MTTSFDPASATIVIVTYNRSHLLAGLLKSITAMEPKPGHVVIIDNASADDTTDVVESFRDGIGTEIVYRRLDSNTGGSGGFSEGMRTAYELGSEWIWLMDDDVEVLPDGLAKMGKWAPRFKSIQGRRYDYDGSEFYWQYRIADRMGIPIPFAPAGFDDSGFKEMNSGCFEGMFIHRSIVTQVGLPDPRFFIYWDDQMYGWLASRLTTAVIVNEFVLRRTREIKQWDMGVRHMNASSNAYRYYIMRNRAFIKNYYRVHGVYNPVLFGLGTTATFFKELIRLVFVERTVRGTSNLFRGLRDGGRIGRDRTWRPMPSLEN, encoded by the coding sequence ATGACCACGTCGTTCGACCCTGCTTCAGCGACGATCGTCATCGTCACCTACAACCGATCGCACCTCCTCGCGGGTCTTCTGAAGAGCATCACGGCCATGGAACCGAAGCCCGGCCACGTGGTGATCATTGACAACGCATCCGCCGATGACACGACCGATGTCGTCGAATCGTTCAGGGACGGCATCGGCACCGAGATCGTGTACCGCAGGCTCGACAGCAACACCGGTGGCTCCGGCGGTTTCAGCGAAGGCATGCGGACGGCCTACGAGCTCGGCAGCGAGTGGATCTGGCTCATGGACGACGACGTCGAGGTCCTCCCCGACGGCCTGGCGAAGATGGGCAAGTGGGCGCCGCGGTTCAAGAGCATCCAGGGCCGGCGCTACGACTACGACGGCAGCGAGTTCTACTGGCAGTACCGGATCGCCGATCGCATGGGCATCCCGATCCCCTTCGCGCCGGCGGGCTTCGACGACTCCGGTTTCAAGGAGATGAACAGCGGATGCTTCGAGGGGATGTTCATCCACCGATCGATCGTCACCCAGGTCGGTCTCCCGGACCCGCGGTTCTTCATCTACTGGGACGACCAGATGTACGGATGGCTCGCCTCGCGTCTGACCACGGCGGTGATCGTGAACGAGTTCGTCCTCCGACGCACGCGTGAGATCAAGCAGTGGGACATGGGCGTGCGCCACATGAACGCCTCCAGTAACGCGTACCGCTACTACATCATGCGCAACCGGGCGTTCATCAAGAACTACTACCGGGTGCACGGCGTCTACAACCCTGTCCTGTTCGGGCTCGGGACCACCGCGACGTTCTTCAAGGAACTGATCCGCCTCGTCTTCGTCGAGCGCACGGTCCGGGGCACCAGCAACCTGTTCCGCGGGCTCCGCGACGGCGGTCGGATCGGCCGCGACCGCACCTGGCGCCCGATGCCTTCGTTGGAGAACTGA
- a CDS encoding glycosyltransferase, with the protein MAHVLQNVVFPLDRDPDLLPLYADPETWSLIGDKPVRVSNRAQLGNILDRHRARITAGRRVSLGTYFNAFPASYWQHWTGVRQVRLTVRTTGPATILVYRSNGSGVRQRVDTREVSGESVTDFDLALTQYSDGGWIWFDMVAEDESAVLERAEWTTEQAPERTGKASLGITTYNKPDYCVETLQALAAAPDALELVDRIFLVDQGTQLVAAQEGYDEVAQALGETLQIIRQPNLGGSGGFARAMHETLQRPDNDFVQLLDDDVRLEPESLRRSIVFGQYATTPMLVGGHMFDLLDRPKLHGWAEVVDEAPFMWRNLYQEEMPHDFGSSNLRQSSLLHMRMDADYNGWWMCLIPLDAIRKVGLALPAFIKWDDAEFCLRAREAGFPTVSLPGVALWHVSWVNKDDTIDWQAYFHARNRIVAGLLHSNMPRGGHLIRHSRRVDLKHLMMMQYYPVALRARALQDVLSGPAHMRRNLATAMPAARALAAEYPETVVHRDPSTVLHSRRGRQVYKQMSRNSLDNPSGLRLRWFTVSTLIAHWLHQPNPENVARPEVEFGKEDAHWWRLPAFDSALVSTADGSGKNIYTRDRRKYRRMLRESFRLHAQLRRRWPELQKRYRQALPELVSPESWHSIFEEKA; encoded by the coding sequence GTGGCCCACGTCCTTCAGAACGTCGTCTTCCCCCTCGATCGCGACCCTGACCTTCTTCCGCTGTACGCCGACCCGGAGACGTGGTCGCTGATCGGCGACAAGCCGGTGCGCGTCTCCAATCGCGCGCAACTCGGCAACATTCTCGACCGCCACAGGGCACGGATCACGGCAGGGCGCCGTGTCTCCCTCGGCACGTACTTCAACGCGTTCCCTGCGTCATATTGGCAGCACTGGACCGGGGTTCGCCAAGTGCGGCTCACGGTCCGTACGACCGGACCGGCGACCATCCTCGTGTATCGGTCGAACGGATCGGGCGTACGCCAGCGCGTCGACACGCGGGAAGTGAGCGGCGAGTCAGTGACGGATTTCGACCTCGCGCTGACGCAGTACAGCGACGGCGGGTGGATCTGGTTCGACATGGTCGCCGAGGACGAATCCGCGGTCCTGGAGCGCGCCGAGTGGACGACTGAGCAGGCTCCCGAGCGCACCGGCAAGGCGTCGCTGGGCATCACGACGTACAACAAGCCCGACTACTGCGTGGAGACGCTGCAGGCACTTGCCGCGGCACCGGATGCGCTCGAACTCGTCGACCGGATCTTCCTCGTCGATCAGGGCACCCAGCTGGTCGCGGCCCAGGAGGGCTATGACGAGGTTGCACAGGCGCTGGGTGAGACGCTTCAGATCATCCGCCAGCCGAATCTCGGCGGCTCAGGCGGATTCGCCAGGGCGATGCACGAGACTCTGCAGCGACCGGACAACGATTTCGTCCAACTGCTCGACGACGACGTGCGCCTGGAGCCGGAGTCGCTGCGACGCTCCATCGTGTTCGGGCAGTACGCGACGACTCCCATGCTCGTCGGCGGACACATGTTCGATCTGCTCGACCGGCCCAAGTTGCACGGCTGGGCCGAGGTCGTCGACGAGGCTCCCTTCATGTGGCGCAACCTCTATCAGGAGGAGATGCCGCACGACTTCGGCTCATCGAATCTGCGTCAGTCCAGCCTGCTGCATATGCGGATGGACGCCGACTACAACGGCTGGTGGATGTGCCTGATCCCGCTGGACGCGATCAGGAAGGTCGGGCTCGCACTGCCGGCATTCATCAAGTGGGACGATGCGGAATTCTGCCTTCGAGCGCGTGAAGCCGGCTTCCCGACGGTGTCCCTTCCCGGCGTGGCCCTGTGGCACGTCTCCTGGGTGAACAAAGACGACACCATCGATTGGCAGGCGTACTTCCACGCCAGGAACCGGATCGTCGCTGGACTCCTGCATTCCAATATGCCTCGTGGCGGACACCTCATCAGGCACAGCAGGCGCGTCGACCTCAAGCACCTCATGATGATGCAGTATTACCCTGTGGCGCTGCGCGCACGCGCACTTCAGGACGTCTTGTCCGGTCCCGCCCACATGCGCCGGAACCTCGCAACGGCGATGCCCGCCGCTCGCGCCCTCGCCGCGGAATACCCTGAGACGGTCGTGCACCGAGATCCCTCCACGGTGCTGCACTCGCGCCGCGGCCGCCAGGTCTACAAGCAGATGTCGCGGAACAGCCTGGACAACCCCTCCGGTCTCCGGCTCCGCTGGTTCACGGTGTCCACGCTCATCGCGCACTGGCTCCACCAGCCGAACCCGGAGAACGTCGCACGGCCCGAGGTCGAGTTCGGCAAGGAGGACGCGCATTGGTGGCGTCTGCCGGCCTTCGACAGCGCCCTCGTCAGCACCGCGGACGGCTCGGGGAAGAACATCTACACCCGCGACCGCCGGAAGTATCGCCGGATGCTGCGGGAGAGCTTCCGCCTGCATGCGCAGTTGCGCCGCCGTTGGCCCGAGCTGCAGAAGCGATACCGTCAGGCGCTCCCTGAGCTCGTCTCCCCGGAGTCCTGGCACAGCATCTTCGAGGAGAAGGCATGA
- a CDS encoding O-antigen ligase family protein, protein MSPQATLGWLLGSVEMARAYTLTALGATFGSFAIERMTSSVTFATIMLVLGVLGVAILVVRREELSVLRIAPTSLIMFLALALISVFWTTDRSGTIAGWMWLLGFALVAITIGHIRDTLQTVRAIGDTLRVLLGLSLGVEILSGILLDVPIAFLGVEGNLALGGPIQGLFGTRNMLGFIAVIALITFTIEWRSQSLAAAIAVPSIAVAAFLALLSASPTVLVLAVVVGAATGALTVVRHTPARHRALVQWVLGGLVTLALGLAFGFRHRIIAWMGAGSDFSTRADLWNTILDFVAIKPFQGWGWFGQWGRGEFPFTYINYLLSDRHETALNAFFDVLLQLGIAGFLLFALLGGVALVRSWLVASVRRSVVFAWTPLILVTLAVDSMFESFTLTGPGWFMLVLCALRAGQSRSWRESIDAANTGAIPTLRPQE, encoded by the coding sequence ATGTCCCCGCAGGCCACCCTCGGCTGGTTGCTCGGCTCGGTCGAGATGGCGCGCGCCTACACCCTGACGGCGCTCGGGGCGACGTTCGGATCGTTCGCGATCGAGCGGATGACCTCGTCGGTGACGTTCGCGACGATCATGCTGGTCCTCGGCGTTCTCGGCGTCGCCATCCTCGTCGTGCGGCGCGAGGAGCTCTCCGTGCTGCGCATCGCACCCACGTCGCTGATCATGTTCCTCGCGCTCGCGCTCATCAGCGTGTTCTGGACGACGGATCGGTCGGGGACGATCGCCGGGTGGATGTGGCTGCTCGGCTTCGCACTCGTCGCGATCACGATCGGGCACATCCGCGACACGCTGCAGACGGTCAGGGCCATCGGCGACACGCTGCGTGTGCTGCTCGGGCTCTCCCTCGGCGTCGAGATCCTCTCCGGCATCCTTCTCGACGTCCCGATCGCGTTCCTCGGCGTCGAGGGCAACCTCGCACTCGGGGGGCCCATCCAGGGGCTGTTCGGCACGCGCAACATGCTCGGGTTCATCGCGGTCATCGCGCTGATCACCTTCACGATCGAGTGGCGTTCGCAGTCCCTCGCCGCTGCGATCGCGGTGCCCTCCATCGCCGTTGCCGCGTTCCTCGCCCTGCTCTCGGCGTCGCCGACCGTCCTGGTGCTCGCCGTGGTGGTGGGCGCCGCGACGGGCGCACTGACGGTCGTGAGGCATACGCCGGCACGCCATCGTGCGCTCGTGCAATGGGTGCTCGGCGGGCTGGTCACCCTGGCACTGGGGCTCGCGTTCGGCTTCCGCCACCGGATCATCGCCTGGATGGGCGCAGGGTCGGACTTCTCGACGCGGGCGGACCTGTGGAACACGATCCTCGACTTCGTCGCGATCAAGCCGTTCCAGGGATGGGGGTGGTTCGGCCAGTGGGGGCGCGGGGAGTTCCCGTTCACCTACATCAACTACCTGCTCAGCGACCGCCACGAGACCGCGCTGAACGCGTTCTTCGACGTGCTCCTGCAGCTGGGCATCGCCGGCTTCCTGCTCTTCGCGCTCCTGGGCGGCGTCGCGCTCGTGCGCTCATGGCTGGTCGCCAGCGTCCGCCGCTCGGTCGTCTTCGCCTGGACGCCACTGATCCTCGTCACCCTCGCGGTCGACTCGATGTTCGAGAGCTTCACCCTCACCGGCCCCGGCTGGTTCATGCTCGTCCTGTGCGCACTGCGCGCCGGTCAGTCCCGGTCATGGCGCGAGAGCATCGACGCCGCGAACACCGGTGCGATACCGACGCTGCGACCGCAGGAGTAA
- a CDS encoding O-antigen ligase family protein, translated as MAQYTKHPVVSPPAAPERESTGRLLLRGYATLALFVVFAHTAVYNLAGPVGAGIVLLVLLLVTCAIGIPMVARSRPQPFAWRRLPWAALGYVALALLSVAWSQWRLPTIITWVLLASITVAALLIAHALSWQEIIRSLSAAFKWIIGLSLALELLVAVVLRHPLLPNFLPVPEEGADPHWYWVRDNLIDGGRIQGIVGNSNVLAIICLFAIITFGVRIALRARWRVTHALWTVLAAYLMFRAASATAYLCALAAGVVLLVALLIRRAHTPTGRTRVYATCGGIVAIAVAALVIFREPLFTALGRGADLTGRTDLIWAKVLERAGDHPILGNGFSSPWVPTDPAFDGWIVDHGITVFHAHNMWLDVLMQLGVVGLVLMAAAYLGLLWRSWFFAADRPRWDLRADRPYSPATLLPVLFTVVLLVQGLAESTPIMLWGWMMLVLFSFKIKAVPLIGVGLSEQARVTERGREARRIP; from the coding sequence ATGGCGCAGTACACGAAGCACCCGGTGGTGTCCCCGCCCGCAGCGCCCGAGCGCGAGTCGACGGGGCGGTTGCTGCTGCGCGGGTACGCGACGCTCGCCCTGTTCGTCGTCTTCGCGCACACGGCCGTGTACAACCTCGCCGGCCCGGTCGGCGCGGGGATCGTCCTGCTCGTCCTGCTGCTGGTCACCTGCGCCATCGGCATCCCGATGGTCGCCCGCAGTCGTCCTCAGCCGTTCGCCTGGCGTCGCCTGCCGTGGGCGGCCCTGGGATACGTGGCTCTGGCGCTGCTCTCCGTCGCCTGGTCGCAGTGGCGGTTGCCCACGATCATCACCTGGGTGCTGCTCGCCTCGATCACCGTCGCCGCCCTCCTGATCGCGCACGCGCTGAGCTGGCAGGAGATCATCCGGTCGCTGAGCGCGGCGTTCAAGTGGATCATCGGGCTCTCGCTCGCGCTCGAGCTTCTCGTCGCCGTCGTGCTTCGGCACCCTCTGCTGCCGAACTTCCTGCCCGTTCCGGAGGAGGGAGCGGACCCGCACTGGTACTGGGTGCGCGACAACCTCATCGACGGCGGTCGCATCCAGGGCATCGTCGGCAACTCCAACGTGCTCGCCATCATCTGCCTCTTCGCGATCATCACCTTCGGGGTGCGGATCGCCCTCCGTGCGCGATGGCGCGTCACCCATGCGCTGTGGACCGTCCTCGCCGCCTATCTGATGTTCCGCGCGGCGTCGGCCACGGCGTACCTGTGCGCTCTGGCAGCAGGCGTCGTCCTGCTCGTCGCACTGCTCATCCGACGCGCCCACACCCCCACCGGGCGCACTCGTGTGTATGCGACCTGCGGTGGGATCGTCGCGATCGCCGTCGCCGCGCTGGTGATCTTCCGCGAGCCGCTCTTCACCGCCCTCGGACGCGGTGCCGACCTCACAGGGCGGACCGACCTCATCTGGGCGAAGGTGCTCGAGCGCGCCGGCGATCACCCGATCCTCGGCAACGGGTTCTCCAGTCCGTGGGTCCCCACCGACCCTGCTTTCGACGGCTGGATCGTCGACCACGGGATCACGGTCTTCCACGCGCACAACATGTGGCTCGACGTGCTGATGCAGCTGGGTGTCGTCGGGCTCGTCCTCATGGCGGCGGCGTACCTCGGCCTGCTGTGGCGTTCGTGGTTCTTCGCCGCTGATCGCCCGCGCTGGGACCTCCGCGCCGACCGCCCCTACTCCCCCGCGACCCTGCTGCCGGTGCTGTTCACCGTCGTGCTGCTCGTGCAGGGGCTGGCGGAGTCGACGCCCATCATGCTGTGGGGCTGGATGATGCTCGTGCTGTTCTCGTTCAAGATCAAGGCGGTACCGCTGATCGGCGTCGGACTCAGCGAGCAAGCCCGTGTGACCGAGCGCGGCCGCGAGGCACGGCGCATCCCGTGA
- the manA gene encoding mannose-6-phosphate isomerase, class I, with protein MLLPLSNVPRDYAWGSTSLLAELEGREPSGAPEAEVWFGDHPGDPADVADGTTLDAVTGGTLPYLLKLLAAADPLSIQVHPTVAQAREGWARESHLAVDDPTRNYRDDNHKPELIVALSERFEALGGLRPVADTLRLLEGLGDSDGVVALRTRLSGDGDVLRDAVAWLLSGSAQREVDDIIRAVDAASSEEFAEEIAAVRSIASRNQGDPGVVVALLMNFIVLRRGEGIFLRAGLLHAYVSGLGVEIMAASDNVLRGGLTPKHIDVPELLSVLDTTPGVVPVLRPAADGPVTAYPVDVPDFSLRRVALEGGRLPLDVSGPAMALVTAGRVDVEGADGVAVTVPVGEAVFATADETALVLSGTGEVFLAQPGA; from the coding sequence ATGCTGCTGCCCCTCTCGAATGTGCCCCGCGACTACGCATGGGGCTCCACGTCTCTGCTGGCCGAGCTCGAAGGGCGCGAGCCCAGTGGTGCGCCGGAGGCCGAGGTGTGGTTCGGCGACCACCCCGGCGACCCTGCGGACGTCGCGGACGGGACGACCCTCGATGCCGTCACCGGGGGGACGCTGCCCTACCTTCTCAAGCTGCTCGCCGCCGCCGACCCGCTGTCGATCCAGGTGCACCCCACGGTCGCGCAGGCTCGCGAAGGGTGGGCCCGGGAGTCGCATCTCGCCGTCGACGATCCGACCCGCAACTACCGCGACGACAACCACAAGCCCGAGCTCATCGTCGCCCTGAGCGAGCGCTTCGAGGCGCTGGGCGGGCTGCGGCCGGTCGCCGACACGCTCCGCCTCCTCGAGGGCCTCGGGGACTCCGACGGCGTCGTCGCACTGCGCACACGCCTGTCCGGCGATGGGGACGTGCTGCGCGACGCCGTCGCCTGGCTGCTCTCCGGATCCGCTCAGCGCGAGGTCGACGACATCATCCGTGCGGTCGACGCCGCGTCGTCCGAGGAGTTCGCCGAGGAGATCGCCGCCGTCCGCTCGATCGCCTCGCGGAACCAGGGCGATCCGGGGGTCGTCGTCGCCCTCCTGATGAACTTCATCGTGCTCCGTCGCGGCGAGGGGATCTTCCTGCGCGCCGGTCTGCTGCACGCGTACGTGTCCGGCCTCGGCGTCGAGATCATGGCCGCGAGTGACAACGTGCTGCGCGGCGGTCTCACCCCCAAGCACATCGACGTCCCCGAGCTCCTGTCCGTCCTCGACACCACGCCGGGTGTCGTGCCGGTACTGCGCCCGGCGGCGGACGGCCCCGTGACGGCCTATCCGGTGGATGTGCCGGACTTCTCGCTGCGACGCGTCGCGCTCGAGGGCGGTCGGCTGCCGCTCGACGTCTCCGGCCCCGCGATGGCACTCGTGACGGCGGGGCGCGTGGACGTCGAGGGCGCAGACGGCGTCGCGGTCACCGTGCCGGTGGGTGAGGCCGTGTTCGCGACCGCGGACGAGACGGCACTCGTGCTCTCCGGGACGGGTGAGGTCTTCCTCGCGCAGCCGGGTGCCTGA